Proteins encoded together in one Osmerus eperlanus chromosome 20, fOsmEpe2.1, whole genome shotgun sequence window:
- the pbxip1a gene encoding pre-B-cell leukemia transcription factor-interacting protein 1 isoform X3: MSDSSSTGSSGSSNSWTIINPEDAAVECVGLVDDGPESLGDVPSLYEEVTGHTLEVRPGEGSVETVLSEEGQQVSLYPIVCQETTPDVGEGSSNPTLLSPSPSSYIPLESDLVLSPSPSSYIPLESDPESQPPVIHDIVTSSPSDNNDQLSATPFVTHIDLLEPFDVAYAEPEGEAEAEPEVEGEPEVEEEPETEGEAEAEAEAKPEVEAKPEVEAEVEVEAEVEVKVEVIWAHESPPPEGAVPKDPDLDTTADVAPATESQAFEIRAPSLPEESLPVEIVTPLDVHTDSIPALESEESASPIPESKEFVIPALESVECVSPAPDSPLPMTIGSTKTAEAAEAPAVEETTLPEEIEEVGQVEEPPRSFDIGRGDTSAEGDGLRRRTMPSFEAPRRTSEEEDEEEDVEFKLPEKEEEKRGFSLNKLIVAAVVLLCLGSLFLSDDVDSEMSDGDQDWVNPQEMKEVLDKLAQENHQITQLDAQLQTQKEELDSALKLASAKAEEEGKGALEKENGNMREELSSLPDLKVELETLRSRVRELSQLTANHDTPTPPPSSSPPPAGQPGKSSQSTAGPDREKDLGKGGRIKEELQRQRVLLEESRKRLEGMKKDGGPRKGVRESLSEIQKRLTEQVEKLGKRRPWEGGSKWDAKKGKDNGKDHWKKEEKKEWRGEKEWKHSKDKHEGESKSHKQSSHKEAWRKYQDEWDSKKDERRLDREKRKREGHWHVQSAKNSKHHQHQNPQQNQPPQHQPHQSHQFDHTTFWKHQEEKLIRNMDIRAGCNGIKDCAAKEGLNPVDQSQFQALLEGYLSKLEGVTPESKKEIRKLTAQFFKGGVFTHDRVRFSDFAEDVADILEDLADILEDEGQGEDDVLEEAMEEFPVEALWRFAVPA, encoded by the exons atgtcggacagcagcagcacaggcaGTAGCGGCTCCTCCAACAGCTGGACCATCATCAACCCGGAG GATGCTGCAGTGGAGTGTGTTGGCCTTGTGGACGATGGACCAGAGAGTTTGGGGGATGTCCCTAGTCTCTACGAGGAAGTGACAG GGCACACACTGGAGGTCAGGCCGGGTGAGGGTTCAGTAGAGACGGTTCTGTCGGAGGAAGGCCAACAGGTCAGTCTGTATCCTATC GTTTGCCAGGAAACAACTCCAGATGTTGGCGAGGGCTCCTCTAACCCCACCTtgctcagcccctcccccagcagttATATCCCCCTAGAATCTGACCTGGTGCttagcccctcccccagcagttATATCCCCCTAGAATCTGACCCAGAGAGCCAGCCCCCGGTCATCCACGACATCGTCACCAGTTCCCCCTCTGACAACAATGACCAGCTTTCGGCCACCCCCTTTGTAACCCATATTGACCTGCTTGAACCCTTCGACGTTGCCTACGCGGAGCCTGAGGGCGAGGCCGAGGCGGAGCCTGAGGTTGAGGGGGAGCCCGAGGTTGAGGAGGAGCCTGAGACCGAGGGCGAGGCAGAGGCCGAGGCGGAGGCTAAGCCCGAGGTTGAGGCCAAGCCCGAGGTTGAGGCAGAGGTCGAGGTTGAGGCCGAGGTTGAGGTCAAGGTCGAGGTGATCTGGGCCCATGAGTCTCCACCTCCAGAGGGTGCCGTACCCAAGGACCCCGATCTAGACACCACTGCAGACGTAGCCCCTGCCACTGAGAGTCAAGCTTTTGAAATCCGTGCCCCATCCCTGCCCGAAGAAAGCCTCCCTGTGGAGATTGTCACCCCGTTGGACGTTCACACAGATAGTATCCCCGCCCTCGAGAGCGAGGAATCTGCTAGCCCCATCCCCGAGAGCAAAGAGTTTGTAATCCCCGCCCTCGAAAGCGTGGAGTGTGTAAGCCCCGCCCCCGACAGTCCTCTCCCAATGACCATTGGTTCAACCAAGACAGCTGAGGCAGCCGAAGCACCAGCAGTGGAGGAGACAACACTTCCTGAGGAAATAGAGGAAGTTGGACAGGTTGAAG AGCCACCTAGGAGCTTTGACATAGGACGAGGTGACACTAGCGCTGAGGGGGATggcctgaggaggaggaccaTGCCGTCCTTCGAGGCGCCGAGGCGAACATCCGAGGAAGAAGACGAGGAAGAGGATGTGGAGTTCAAACTgccggagaaggaggaggagaagcgtgGGTTCTCCCTGAACAAGCTGATCGTGGCAGCAGTAGTCCTGCTATGCCTAGgatccctcttcctgtcag ACGACGTTGACTCTGAGATGAGCGATGGGGACCAG GACTGGGTAAACCCTCAGGAAATGAAGGAGGTTTTGGACAAACTGGCACAAGAAAACCATCAAATCACCCAATTAGACGCCCAGCTACAG ACCCAGAAAGAAGAACTCGACTCAGCACTAAAGTTAGCATCAGCAAaggcagaggaagaagggaaaggAGCTTTGGAAAAAGAAAATGGCAACATGAGAGAGGAGCTGTCGTCCCTGCCTGACCTGAAGGTGGAGCTGGAGACCCTAAGATCCAGAGTGAGAGAGCTTTCCCAGCTCACAG CCAACCATGACACCCCCACTCCACCACCtagctcctccccacctcctgctGGCCAGCCAGGGAAGAGCAGCCAGAGCACAGCCGGGCCTGACAGGGAGAAGGACCTCGGGAAGGGGGGCCGCATAAAGGAAGAGCTACAGAGACAGAGGGTCCTCTTAGAGGAAAGCAGGAAAAGACTCGAGGGGATGAAGAAAGATGGAGGGCCCAGGAAAGGCGTGAGGGAGAGCCTATCAGAGATCCAGAAGAGGCTGACTGAGCAGGTGGAGAAGCTCGGCAAGAGGAGGCCATGGGAGGGTGGGTCCAAGTGGGACGCAAAGAAAGGCAAAGATAACGGGAAGGACCACTGgaaaaaagaggagaagaaggagtggaggggagagaaggagtggaAGCACAGCAAAGACAAGCACGAAGGCGAGTCGAAGTCACACAAGCAGAGCTCCCACAAGGAAGCCTGGCGGAAGTACCAAGATGAGTGGGACAGTAAGAAGGACGAGCGCAGGCTGGatagggagaagaggaagagggagggacacTGGCATGTCCAGTCTGCTAAGAACTCCAAACACCATCAGCATCAGAACCCCCAACAGAACCAGCCtccccaacaccagccccatCAGTCTCACCAGTTCGACCACACCACCTTCTGGAAGCACCAGGAGGAGAAACTCATCCGCAACATGGACATCAGGGCAGGATGTAATGGCATCAAGGACTGTGCTGCCAAGGAGGGGCTGAATCCAGTGGACCAGTCCCAGTTCCAGGCCCTTCTCGAGGGCTACCTGAGCAAGCTGGAGGGGGTCACGCCAGAGAGCAAGAAGGAGATCCGCAAGCTGACCGCTCAGTTTTTCAAGGGCGGTGTGTTCACACACGACAGGGTGCGATTCAGCGACTTTGCAGAGGACGTGGCAGACATTTTGGAAGACTTGGCAGACATCCTGGAAGAcgaagggcagggggaggatgaCGTGCTGGAGGAGGCGATGGAGGAGTTTCCTGTTGAGGCTTTGTGGAGGTTTGCTGTTCCAGCCTAG
- the pbxip1a gene encoding pre-B-cell leukemia transcription factor-interacting protein 1 isoform X1 → MSDSSSTGSSGSSNSWTIINPEDAAVECVGLVDDGPESLGDVPSLYEEVTGHTLEVRPGEGSVETVLSEEGQQVSLYPIVCQETTPDVGEGSSNPTLLSPSPSSYIPLESDLVLSPSPSSYIPLESDPESQPPVIHDIVTSSPSDNNDQLSATPFVTHIDLLEPFDVAYAEPEGEAEAEPEVEGEPEVEEEPETEGEAEAEAEAKPEVEAKPEVEAEVEVEAEVEVKVEVIWAHESPPPEGAVPKDPDLDTTADVAPATESQAFEIRAPSLPEESLPVEIVTPLDVHTDSIPALESEESASPIPESKEFVIPALESVECVSPAPDSPLPMTIGSTKTAEAAEAPAVEETTLPEEIEEVGQVEEPPRSFDIGRGDTSAEGDGLRRRTMPSFEAPRRTSEEEDEEEDVEFKLPEKEEEKRGFSLNKLIVAAVVLLCLGSLFLSGVITNLDNDDVDSEMSDGDQDWVNPQEMKEVLDKLAQENHQITQLDAQLQTQKEELDSALKLASAKAEEEGKGALEKENGNMREELSSLPDLKVELETLRSRVRELSQLTANHDTPTPPPSSSPPPAGQPGKSSQSTAGPDREKDLGKGGRIKEELQRQRVLLEESRKRLEGMKKDGGPRKGVRESLSEIQKRLTEQVEKLGKRRPWEGGSKWDAKKGKDNGKDHWKKEEKKEWRGEKEWKHSKDKHEGESKSHKQSSHKEAWRKYQDEWDSKKDERRLDREKRKREGHWHVQSAKNSKHHQHQNPQQNQPPQHQPHQSHQFDHTTFWKHQEEKLIRNMDIRAGCNGIKDCAAKEGLNPVDQSQFQALLEGYLSKLEGVTPESKKEIRKLTAQFFKGGVFTHDRVRFSDFAEDVADILEDLADILEDEGQGEDDVLEEAMEEFPVEALWRFAVPA, encoded by the exons atgtcggacagcagcagcacaggcaGTAGCGGCTCCTCCAACAGCTGGACCATCATCAACCCGGAG GATGCTGCAGTGGAGTGTGTTGGCCTTGTGGACGATGGACCAGAGAGTTTGGGGGATGTCCCTAGTCTCTACGAGGAAGTGACAG GGCACACACTGGAGGTCAGGCCGGGTGAGGGTTCAGTAGAGACGGTTCTGTCGGAGGAAGGCCAACAGGTCAGTCTGTATCCTATC GTTTGCCAGGAAACAACTCCAGATGTTGGCGAGGGCTCCTCTAACCCCACCTtgctcagcccctcccccagcagttATATCCCCCTAGAATCTGACCTGGTGCttagcccctcccccagcagttATATCCCCCTAGAATCTGACCCAGAGAGCCAGCCCCCGGTCATCCACGACATCGTCACCAGTTCCCCCTCTGACAACAATGACCAGCTTTCGGCCACCCCCTTTGTAACCCATATTGACCTGCTTGAACCCTTCGACGTTGCCTACGCGGAGCCTGAGGGCGAGGCCGAGGCGGAGCCTGAGGTTGAGGGGGAGCCCGAGGTTGAGGAGGAGCCTGAGACCGAGGGCGAGGCAGAGGCCGAGGCGGAGGCTAAGCCCGAGGTTGAGGCCAAGCCCGAGGTTGAGGCAGAGGTCGAGGTTGAGGCCGAGGTTGAGGTCAAGGTCGAGGTGATCTGGGCCCATGAGTCTCCACCTCCAGAGGGTGCCGTACCCAAGGACCCCGATCTAGACACCACTGCAGACGTAGCCCCTGCCACTGAGAGTCAAGCTTTTGAAATCCGTGCCCCATCCCTGCCCGAAGAAAGCCTCCCTGTGGAGATTGTCACCCCGTTGGACGTTCACACAGATAGTATCCCCGCCCTCGAGAGCGAGGAATCTGCTAGCCCCATCCCCGAGAGCAAAGAGTTTGTAATCCCCGCCCTCGAAAGCGTGGAGTGTGTAAGCCCCGCCCCCGACAGTCCTCTCCCAATGACCATTGGTTCAACCAAGACAGCTGAGGCAGCCGAAGCACCAGCAGTGGAGGAGACAACACTTCCTGAGGAAATAGAGGAAGTTGGACAGGTTGAAG AGCCACCTAGGAGCTTTGACATAGGACGAGGTGACACTAGCGCTGAGGGGGATggcctgaggaggaggaccaTGCCGTCCTTCGAGGCGCCGAGGCGAACATCCGAGGAAGAAGACGAGGAAGAGGATGTGGAGTTCAAACTgccggagaaggaggaggagaagcgtgGGTTCTCCCTGAACAAGCTGATCGTGGCAGCAGTAGTCCTGCTATGCCTAGgatccctcttcctgtcag GTGTCATCACCAATCTGGATAATG ACGACGTTGACTCTGAGATGAGCGATGGGGACCAG GACTGGGTAAACCCTCAGGAAATGAAGGAGGTTTTGGACAAACTGGCACAAGAAAACCATCAAATCACCCAATTAGACGCCCAGCTACAG ACCCAGAAAGAAGAACTCGACTCAGCACTAAAGTTAGCATCAGCAAaggcagaggaagaagggaaaggAGCTTTGGAAAAAGAAAATGGCAACATGAGAGAGGAGCTGTCGTCCCTGCCTGACCTGAAGGTGGAGCTGGAGACCCTAAGATCCAGAGTGAGAGAGCTTTCCCAGCTCACAG CCAACCATGACACCCCCACTCCACCACCtagctcctccccacctcctgctGGCCAGCCAGGGAAGAGCAGCCAGAGCACAGCCGGGCCTGACAGGGAGAAGGACCTCGGGAAGGGGGGCCGCATAAAGGAAGAGCTACAGAGACAGAGGGTCCTCTTAGAGGAAAGCAGGAAAAGACTCGAGGGGATGAAGAAAGATGGAGGGCCCAGGAAAGGCGTGAGGGAGAGCCTATCAGAGATCCAGAAGAGGCTGACTGAGCAGGTGGAGAAGCTCGGCAAGAGGAGGCCATGGGAGGGTGGGTCCAAGTGGGACGCAAAGAAAGGCAAAGATAACGGGAAGGACCACTGgaaaaaagaggagaagaaggagtggaggggagagaaggagtggaAGCACAGCAAAGACAAGCACGAAGGCGAGTCGAAGTCACACAAGCAGAGCTCCCACAAGGAAGCCTGGCGGAAGTACCAAGATGAGTGGGACAGTAAGAAGGACGAGCGCAGGCTGGatagggagaagaggaagagggagggacacTGGCATGTCCAGTCTGCTAAGAACTCCAAACACCATCAGCATCAGAACCCCCAACAGAACCAGCCtccccaacaccagccccatCAGTCTCACCAGTTCGACCACACCACCTTCTGGAAGCACCAGGAGGAGAAACTCATCCGCAACATGGACATCAGGGCAGGATGTAATGGCATCAAGGACTGTGCTGCCAAGGAGGGGCTGAATCCAGTGGACCAGTCCCAGTTCCAGGCCCTTCTCGAGGGCTACCTGAGCAAGCTGGAGGGGGTCACGCCAGAGAGCAAGAAGGAGATCCGCAAGCTGACCGCTCAGTTTTTCAAGGGCGGTGTGTTCACACACGACAGGGTGCGATTCAGCGACTTTGCAGAGGACGTGGCAGACATTTTGGAAGACTTGGCAGACATCCTGGAAGAcgaagggcagggggaggatgaCGTGCTGGAGGAGGCGATGGAGGAGTTTCCTGTTGAGGCTTTGTGGAGGTTTGCTGTTCCAGCCTAG
- the pbxip1a gene encoding pre-B-cell leukemia transcription factor-interacting protein 1 isoform X2 has translation MSDSSSTGSSGSSNSWTIINPEDAAVECVGLVDDGPESLGDVPSLYEEVTGHTLEVRPGEGSVETVLSEEGQQVCQETTPDVGEGSSNPTLLSPSPSSYIPLESDLVLSPSPSSYIPLESDPESQPPVIHDIVTSSPSDNNDQLSATPFVTHIDLLEPFDVAYAEPEGEAEAEPEVEGEPEVEEEPETEGEAEAEAEAKPEVEAKPEVEAEVEVEAEVEVKVEVIWAHESPPPEGAVPKDPDLDTTADVAPATESQAFEIRAPSLPEESLPVEIVTPLDVHTDSIPALESEESASPIPESKEFVIPALESVECVSPAPDSPLPMTIGSTKTAEAAEAPAVEETTLPEEIEEVGQVEEPPRSFDIGRGDTSAEGDGLRRRTMPSFEAPRRTSEEEDEEEDVEFKLPEKEEEKRGFSLNKLIVAAVVLLCLGSLFLSGVITNLDNDDVDSEMSDGDQDWVNPQEMKEVLDKLAQENHQITQLDAQLQTQKEELDSALKLASAKAEEEGKGALEKENGNMREELSSLPDLKVELETLRSRVRELSQLTANHDTPTPPPSSSPPPAGQPGKSSQSTAGPDREKDLGKGGRIKEELQRQRVLLEESRKRLEGMKKDGGPRKGVRESLSEIQKRLTEQVEKLGKRRPWEGGSKWDAKKGKDNGKDHWKKEEKKEWRGEKEWKHSKDKHEGESKSHKQSSHKEAWRKYQDEWDSKKDERRLDREKRKREGHWHVQSAKNSKHHQHQNPQQNQPPQHQPHQSHQFDHTTFWKHQEEKLIRNMDIRAGCNGIKDCAAKEGLNPVDQSQFQALLEGYLSKLEGVTPESKKEIRKLTAQFFKGGVFTHDRVRFSDFAEDVADILEDLADILEDEGQGEDDVLEEAMEEFPVEALWRFAVPA, from the exons atgtcggacagcagcagcacaggcaGTAGCGGCTCCTCCAACAGCTGGACCATCATCAACCCGGAG GATGCTGCAGTGGAGTGTGTTGGCCTTGTGGACGATGGACCAGAGAGTTTGGGGGATGTCCCTAGTCTCTACGAGGAAGTGACAG GGCACACACTGGAGGTCAGGCCGGGTGAGGGTTCAGTAGAGACGGTTCTGTCGGAGGAAGGCCAACAG GTTTGCCAGGAAACAACTCCAGATGTTGGCGAGGGCTCCTCTAACCCCACCTtgctcagcccctcccccagcagttATATCCCCCTAGAATCTGACCTGGTGCttagcccctcccccagcagttATATCCCCCTAGAATCTGACCCAGAGAGCCAGCCCCCGGTCATCCACGACATCGTCACCAGTTCCCCCTCTGACAACAATGACCAGCTTTCGGCCACCCCCTTTGTAACCCATATTGACCTGCTTGAACCCTTCGACGTTGCCTACGCGGAGCCTGAGGGCGAGGCCGAGGCGGAGCCTGAGGTTGAGGGGGAGCCCGAGGTTGAGGAGGAGCCTGAGACCGAGGGCGAGGCAGAGGCCGAGGCGGAGGCTAAGCCCGAGGTTGAGGCCAAGCCCGAGGTTGAGGCAGAGGTCGAGGTTGAGGCCGAGGTTGAGGTCAAGGTCGAGGTGATCTGGGCCCATGAGTCTCCACCTCCAGAGGGTGCCGTACCCAAGGACCCCGATCTAGACACCACTGCAGACGTAGCCCCTGCCACTGAGAGTCAAGCTTTTGAAATCCGTGCCCCATCCCTGCCCGAAGAAAGCCTCCCTGTGGAGATTGTCACCCCGTTGGACGTTCACACAGATAGTATCCCCGCCCTCGAGAGCGAGGAATCTGCTAGCCCCATCCCCGAGAGCAAAGAGTTTGTAATCCCCGCCCTCGAAAGCGTGGAGTGTGTAAGCCCCGCCCCCGACAGTCCTCTCCCAATGACCATTGGTTCAACCAAGACAGCTGAGGCAGCCGAAGCACCAGCAGTGGAGGAGACAACACTTCCTGAGGAAATAGAGGAAGTTGGACAGGTTGAAG AGCCACCTAGGAGCTTTGACATAGGACGAGGTGACACTAGCGCTGAGGGGGATggcctgaggaggaggaccaTGCCGTCCTTCGAGGCGCCGAGGCGAACATCCGAGGAAGAAGACGAGGAAGAGGATGTGGAGTTCAAACTgccggagaaggaggaggagaagcgtgGGTTCTCCCTGAACAAGCTGATCGTGGCAGCAGTAGTCCTGCTATGCCTAGgatccctcttcctgtcag GTGTCATCACCAATCTGGATAATG ACGACGTTGACTCTGAGATGAGCGATGGGGACCAG GACTGGGTAAACCCTCAGGAAATGAAGGAGGTTTTGGACAAACTGGCACAAGAAAACCATCAAATCACCCAATTAGACGCCCAGCTACAG ACCCAGAAAGAAGAACTCGACTCAGCACTAAAGTTAGCATCAGCAAaggcagaggaagaagggaaaggAGCTTTGGAAAAAGAAAATGGCAACATGAGAGAGGAGCTGTCGTCCCTGCCTGACCTGAAGGTGGAGCTGGAGACCCTAAGATCCAGAGTGAGAGAGCTTTCCCAGCTCACAG CCAACCATGACACCCCCACTCCACCACCtagctcctccccacctcctgctGGCCAGCCAGGGAAGAGCAGCCAGAGCACAGCCGGGCCTGACAGGGAGAAGGACCTCGGGAAGGGGGGCCGCATAAAGGAAGAGCTACAGAGACAGAGGGTCCTCTTAGAGGAAAGCAGGAAAAGACTCGAGGGGATGAAGAAAGATGGAGGGCCCAGGAAAGGCGTGAGGGAGAGCCTATCAGAGATCCAGAAGAGGCTGACTGAGCAGGTGGAGAAGCTCGGCAAGAGGAGGCCATGGGAGGGTGGGTCCAAGTGGGACGCAAAGAAAGGCAAAGATAACGGGAAGGACCACTGgaaaaaagaggagaagaaggagtggaggggagagaaggagtggaAGCACAGCAAAGACAAGCACGAAGGCGAGTCGAAGTCACACAAGCAGAGCTCCCACAAGGAAGCCTGGCGGAAGTACCAAGATGAGTGGGACAGTAAGAAGGACGAGCGCAGGCTGGatagggagaagaggaagagggagggacacTGGCATGTCCAGTCTGCTAAGAACTCCAAACACCATCAGCATCAGAACCCCCAACAGAACCAGCCtccccaacaccagccccatCAGTCTCACCAGTTCGACCACACCACCTTCTGGAAGCACCAGGAGGAGAAACTCATCCGCAACATGGACATCAGGGCAGGATGTAATGGCATCAAGGACTGTGCTGCCAAGGAGGGGCTGAATCCAGTGGACCAGTCCCAGTTCCAGGCCCTTCTCGAGGGCTACCTGAGCAAGCTGGAGGGGGTCACGCCAGAGAGCAAGAAGGAGATCCGCAAGCTGACCGCTCAGTTTTTCAAGGGCGGTGTGTTCACACACGACAGGGTGCGATTCAGCGACTTTGCAGAGGACGTGGCAGACATTTTGGAAGACTTGGCAGACATCCTGGAAGAcgaagggcagggggaggatgaCGTGCTGGAGGAGGCGATGGAGGAGTTTCCTGTTGAGGCTTTGTGGAGGTTTGCTGTTCCAGCCTAG
- the s100a11 gene encoding protein S100-A11, with the protein MEPAINIIVSQFKTFAGKDGSSNTLSKEEFTSLLISQLPNFVKNATDPATVDQLMSSLDENNDGELTFLEFWQLIGKLAGKQGGFC; encoded by the exons ATGGAACCTGCCATCAACATTATTGTCTCTCAGTTCAAGACCTTTGCTGGGAAGGATGGGTCCTCTAATACCCTGAGCAAAGAAGAGTTCACCAGTCTGTTGATCTCCCAGCTTCCTAACTTTGTCAAG AACGCCACTGATCCAGCCACCGTTGACCAACTCATGAGTTCATTGGATGAAAACAACGATGGCGAGCTGACATTCCTTGAATTCTGGCAGCTGATTGGGAAACTAGCCGGCAAACAAGGAGGCTTCTGCTAA